A window of the Mucilaginibacter sp. cycad4 genome harbors these coding sequences:
- a CDS encoding sugar O-acetyltransferase translates to MTELEKMISGELYNAGDAELVAARAKARQLFTQYNATSYDDKETKTALLKQLLGSFQGNIDIQSPFYCDYGFNIIAGDNLFLNFNCIILDCARVTFGNNVFLAPNVQLYTAYHPVIAAERIKGPEYAAPITIGNNVWLGGGVIVCPGVTIGDNTTIGAGSVVTKDIPANVVAAGNPCRVIREL, encoded by the coding sequence ATGACCGAACTCGAAAAAATGATATCCGGCGAATTGTATAATGCCGGGGATGCCGAACTTGTTGCCGCCCGTGCAAAAGCCCGCCAATTGTTTACACAATACAACGCCACAAGCTATGATGACAAGGAAACCAAAACGGCCCTGTTAAAACAATTGTTGGGAAGCTTTCAGGGCAATATTGATATTCAATCGCCTTTTTACTGTGATTATGGCTTTAATATAATAGCCGGAGATAACCTGTTTCTGAATTTTAACTGCATTATACTTGATTGTGCCCGCGTTACCTTTGGTAATAACGTGTTCCTGGCACCCAATGTTCAGCTTTATACAGCCTATCACCCGGTAATAGCAGCCGAACGGATCAAAGGCCCTGAATATGCAGCACCTATTACTATTGGCAATAACGTGTGGCTGGGTGGTGGTGTAATTGTTTGCCCAGGAGTTACCATAGGCGATAATACGACAATAGGTGCAGGAAGTGTAGTGACCAAAGATATTCCGGCAAATGTAGTTGCTGCTGGAAATCCATGCCGGGTGATCAGAGAATTATGA
- a CDS encoding DUF817 domain-containing protein has protein sequence MKIAIKHFGFFVQQQALSCLFPVLVFAMLALSHLFTGILPRYDFMLITCLLIQAALYYTGIETKDEVLVICIFHLLGLVMELFKVHYGSWTYPEFAYLKIGGVPLYSGFMYASVASYMCQSWRRLNLQIQNWPNRYIARTIGILIYVNFFSNHFMPDIRYGIGVLILYFFRQSVVVFHLQGKAYRMPTILSFMLIGFFIWLAENIATRLGAWRYAYQHHAWTVVDYQKISSWAFLVIVSFIIVAELKLLKESSKPSPVLSI, from the coding sequence ATGAAAATAGCTATCAAACATTTCGGGTTCTTCGTACAGCAGCAGGCACTCTCCTGCCTGTTCCCGGTGTTGGTATTTGCCATGCTGGCACTTTCTCACCTGTTTACCGGTATTTTACCCCGGTATGATTTTATGCTGATAACCTGCCTGCTTATCCAGGCTGCCTTATATTATACCGGGATCGAAACAAAGGATGAAGTACTGGTAATTTGCATATTTCACCTGCTGGGCCTGGTGATGGAGCTTTTTAAAGTCCATTATGGTTCATGGACCTATCCTGAGTTTGCTTATTTGAAAATAGGCGGCGTTCCGCTATACAGCGGCTTTATGTATGCAAGCGTTGCCAGCTATATGTGCCAGTCCTGGCGAAGGCTTAATCTGCAAATACAAAACTGGCCTAACCGGTACATCGCCCGCACTATAGGTATTTTGATATACGTTAATTTTTTCAGCAATCATTTTATGCCCGATATACGCTATGGCATAGGTGTGCTGATCCTTTATTTTTTCAGGCAGTCGGTTGTAGTTTTTCATTTACAGGGAAAGGCATACCGCATGCCAACTATCTTATCATTTATGCTTATTGGCTTTTTCATCTGGCTTGCCGAAAATATAGCTACCCGGCTTGGAGCCTGGCGCTATGCCTACCAGCACCATGCCTGGACAGTAGTGGATTATCAGAAAATAAGCTCATGGGCCTTCCTGGTGATTGTGAGCTTTATCATTGTTGCCGAATTGAAATTATTAAAAGAGAGCTCGAAGCCGTCGCCGGTATTATCGATTTAA
- a CDS encoding oxygenase MpaB family protein translates to MDLFVDEHSIVRRIWGKADTILFIFAGAAAEFALNKAVDWLYFTGKLPADPLARLFSTVAYSRQIIFSEREAALKAIDKITAIHKGVETARGSQIPDRAYRDVLFLLIDLSIRSYELLEKPLSAAEKAEVFNVFYRVGKRMQLTGLPLDYQHYLQMRKEHLEHNLINSAFTADLYRQYKKHLGFARYQILKQAQLLTVPTKVSQQLPLGKTAWLWPVLKVYKAIKDLKPGKFLRDALLPVQYKIQIQEMDQAYALN, encoded by the coding sequence ATGGATCTTTTTGTAGATGAACATTCGATAGTGCGCAGGATCTGGGGCAAGGCTGATACCATCCTGTTCATTTTTGCAGGAGCAGCGGCCGAATTTGCCTTAAATAAGGCTGTCGACTGGCTTTATTTTACAGGTAAACTCCCTGCAGATCCTTTAGCGCGCCTGTTTAGCACTGTTGCCTATTCGCGGCAGATCATCTTTTCGGAGCGCGAAGCAGCATTAAAAGCTATTGATAAAATAACCGCCATACATAAAGGCGTTGAAACCGCCCGCGGTTCCCAAATACCCGACCGGGCTTATCGGGATGTGCTGTTCCTGTTAATCGATCTGTCTATCCGTTCATATGAATTACTGGAAAAGCCCCTTAGTGCAGCCGAAAAGGCCGAAGTGTTTAATGTTTTTTATAGAGTTGGTAAACGAATGCAGCTAACAGGCCTGCCATTAGATTATCAACACTATCTGCAAATGCGCAAAGAACACCTTGAACACAACTTAATTAACAGCGCCTTCACTGCCGACTTATATCGTCAGTATAAAAAACACCTTGGTTTTGCCCGGTACCAGATCCTGAAGCAGGCACAGTTGCTAACCGTGCCCACGAAGGTTAGCCAACAACTGCCTTTGGGTAAAACAGCCTGGCTTTGGCCTGTATTAAAAGTATACAAGGCAATAAAGGACCTTAAACCCGGAAAGTTTTTAAGGGATGCCCTGCTGCCGGTGCAATACAAAATCCAGATCCAGGAAATGGACCAGGCATACGCTTTAAATTAA